One segment of Polyodon spathula isolate WHYD16114869_AA chromosome 20, ASM1765450v1, whole genome shotgun sequence DNA contains the following:
- the LOC121295824 gene encoding uncharacterized protein LOC121295824 — protein MERAAAVVLTVLLLRGFECSSEASPGVHCLIHDEDYTECTWKETGRPDRNYTFQSRYRTGAEYAECPSYTQVEGYNVGCRLEYSSNIRFATFQVQLSSADNTAIWNKDINLKPLVKLYSPVNLTVVNSRSNGLYLYWNTSMSKSQCLESIVRYRSSTDSAWQSSPPFISVRYFDLPFADGEELYEFQVKIRMNEFCGASDYWSDWSQPVYWGSNATAKGVHCLIHDEDYTECTWKETGRPDHNYTFQSRYRTGAEYAECPSYTQVEGYNVGCRLEYSSNIRFATFQVQLSSADNTAIWNKDINLKPLVKLYSPVNLTVVNSSSNGLYLYWNTSMSKSQCLESIVRYRSSMDSAWQSSPPFISVRYFNLPFADGDELYEFQVKIRMNEFCGASDYWSDWSQPVYWGSNATAKGVHCLIHDEDYTECTWKETGRPDRNYTFQSRYRSGAEYAECPSYTQVEGYNVGCRLEYSSNIRFATFQVQLSSANNTAIWNKDINLKPLVKLYSPVNLTVVNSSSNGLYLYWNTSMSKSQCLESIVRYRSSTDSAWQSSPPFISVRYFNLPFADGDELYEFQVKIRMNEFCGASDYWSDWSQPVYWGSNATAKGINRRDKSFDPSVVIYPIVGSAVLFILAWCLIHNERLRIILVPVIPNPGKNFEELFNSYDGNFQEWLHVSKDIVDGFKPNFSEPVCTVRERAGSVSDSCGGPGGSVRSNCSLLIPGDDPDCISTSSASSSSTLPAPPYEV, from the exons GTGTGCACTGCCTCATCCATGACGAGGACTACACTGAGTGCACCTGGAAGGAGACCGGCAGACCAGACCGCAACTACACCTTCCAGAGCAG GTACAGGACAGGCGCTGAGTATGCAGAGTGCCCGAGTTACACCCAGGTGGAGGGCTACAATGTGGGCTGCAGACTGGAGTACAGCTCCAACATCCGCTTTGCAACTTTCCAAGTGCAGCTGTCCTCAGCCGACAACACAGCCATCTGGAACAAAGACATCAACCTGAAGCCATTAG TGAAGCTGTACTCTCCAGTCAACCTGACCGTGGTCAACAGCCGCAGCAATGGTCTGTACCTGTACTGGAACACCAGCATGAGCAAATCCCAGTGCCTGGAGTCCATAGTGAGGTATAGAAGCAGCACGGACTCTGCCTGGCAG AGCTCCCCACCATTTATTTCTGTGAGGTATTTTGACTTGCCCTTTGCCGATGGTGAGGAGCTGTATGAGTTCCAAGTGAAGATCAGGATGAATGAGTTCTGTGGCGCCTCTGACTACTGGAGTGACTGGAGCCAGCCTGTGTACTGGGGGAGCAATGCCACCGCTAAAG GTGTGCACTGCCTCATCCATGACGAGGACTACACTGAGTGCACCTGGAAGGAGACCGGCAGACCAGACCACAACTACACCTTCCAGAGCAG GTACAGGACAGGCGCTGAGTATGCAGAGTGCCCGAGTTACACCCAGGTGGAGGGCTACAATGTGGGCTGCAGACTGGAGTACAGCTCCAACATCCGCTTTGCAACTTTCCAAGTGCAGCTGTCCTCAGCCGACAACACAGCCATCTGGAACAAAGACATCAACCTGAAGCCATTAG TGAAGCTGTACTCTCCAGTCAACCTGACCGTggtcaacagcagcagcaatggtCTGTACCTGTACTGGAACACCAGCATGAGCAAATCCCAGTGCCTGGAGTCCATAGTGAGGTATAGAAGCAGCATGGACTCTGCCTGGCAG AGCTCCCCACCGTTTATTTCTGTGAGGTATTTTAACTTGCCCTTTGCCGATGGTGATGAGCTGTATGAGTTCCAAGTGAAGATCAGGATGAATGAGTTCTGTGGCGCCTCTGACTACTGGAGTGACTGGAGCCAGCCTGTGTACTGGGGGAGCAATGCCACCGCTAAAG GTGTGCACTGCCTCATCCATGATGAGGACTACACTGAGTGCACCTGGAAGGAGACCGGCAGACCAGACCGCAACTACACCTTCCAGAGCAG GTACAGGTCAGGCGCTGAGTATGCAGAGTGCCCGAGTTACACCCAGGTGGAGGGCTACAATGTGGGCTGCAGACTGGAGTACAGCTCCAACATCCGCTTTGCAACTTTCCAAGTGCAGCTGTCCTCAGCCAACAACACAGCCATCTGGAACAAAGACATCAACCTGAAGCCATTAG TGAAGCTGTACTCTCCAGTCAACCTGACCGTggtcaacagcagcagcaatggtCTGTACCTGTACTGGAACACCAGCATGAGCAAATCCCAGTGCCTGGAGTCCATAGTGAGGTATAGAAGCAGCACGGACTCTGCCTGGCAG AGCTCCCCACCATTTATTTCTGTGAGGTATTTTAACTTGCCCTTTGCCGATGGTGATGAGCTGTATGAGTTCCAAGTGAAGATCAGGATGAATGAGTTCTGTGGCGCCTCTGACTACTGGAGTGACTGGAGCCAGCCTGTGTACTGGGGGAGCAATGCCACCGCTAAAG GCATTAACCGTCGTGACAAGAGCTTCGACCCCTCTGTGGTCATCTATCCCATCGTGGGCTCGGCCGTTCTGTTCATCCTCGCCTGGTGTCTGATTCACAATGAACG GCTGCGCATCATCCTGGTGCCGGTCATCCCCAACCCTGGGAAGAATTTTGAGGAACTCTTCAACAGCTACGATGGGAACTTCCAG GAGTGGCTCCATGTTTCCAAGGACATCGTGGACGGATTCAAGCCTAACTTTTCCGAGCCGGTGTGCACAGTGAGGGAGCGGGCGGGGAGCGTGTCTGACAGCTGCGGGGGCCCGGGGGGGTCCGTGAGATCCAACTGCTCTCTCCTCATCCCCGGAGACGACCCCGACTGCATCTCCACCAGCAGCGCCTCATCCAGCTCCACCCTGCCGGCCCCCCCCTACGAGGTGTAA